A single region of the Capra hircus breed San Clemente chromosome 14, ASM170441v1, whole genome shotgun sequence genome encodes:
- the LOC102174584 gene encoding cryptic protein-like: MTWSHSIRLLFVISLMLQIIPMGNSYQTGKYKSSREESSSGKAQKFQQKTLNWTLNNLREENDSTEGWKPQGSFPYSLTFQELSGSAADKGHPGSRAELTTGDAPTGAPPRQSCCQNGGTCVLSSFCVCPAHFTGRYCEHDQRRSKCGALVHGAWTFRGCHLCRCVFAALHCLPLQTPGRCGKRNPPCVLCSQPALRQLLLYTYRPIQIYLCQTIQE, translated from the exons ATGACCTGGAGCCATTCTATTAG GCTTCTGTTTGTGATCAGTTTGATGTTACAGATCATCCCCATGGGAAACA gCTATCAAACAGGGAAATATAAAAGTAGTAGAGAAGAAAGCAGCAGTGGTAAAGCTCAGAAGTTCCAGCAGAAAACACTCAACTGGACCTTGAATAATTTAAGGGAGGAGAACGACAGTACGGAGGGCTGGAAGCCTCAGGGTTCATTCCCCTACTCCTTGACTTTCCAAGAGCTAAGTGGCAGTGCTGCAGACAAAGGTCATCCCG GGTCCCGCGCGGAGCTGACCACAGGCGACGCCCCCACAGGTGCACCTCCGCGGCAGAGCTGCTGCCAGAACGGCGGCACCTGCGTGCTGAGCAGCTTCTGCGTGTGCCCCGCTCACTTCACCGGCCGCTACTGTGAGCACGACCAGAGGCGCAG CAAGTGCGGCGCCCTGGTGCACGGAGCCTGGACCTTCCGCGGCTGCCACCTCTGCAGGTGCGTCTTTGCGGCCCTGCACTGCCTCCCCCTGCAGACACCCGGCCGCTGCGGTAAGAGGAACCCGCCCTGCGTCCTGTGCTCACAACCCGCACTCAGGCAGTTGCTCCTTTATACATACCGACCCATACAGATCTACCTGTGCCAGACGATACAGGAATGA